In Methanobacterium aggregans, one DNA window encodes the following:
- the rfbC gene encoding dTDP-4-dehydrorhamnose 3,5-epimerase yields MGKFKFMETSIEGVYIVEPTVFGDERGYFMETYHEMEFKEAGIDAAFLQDNQSKSKRGVLRGLHFQRTKPQGKLVRVIRGEVFDAAVDLRRDSPTYGKWEGVVLSEDNKKQFYIPEGFAHGFLVLSDEAEFTYKCTDFYDADDEAGILWNDPEIGVEWPLEGVDELILSEKDEKWKTLAETVVEF; encoded by the coding sequence ATGGGTAAGTTTAAATTTATGGAAACATCCATTGAAGGCGTTTACATAGTGGAACCCACAGTATTTGGAGATGAACGCGGCTACTTCATGGAAACCTACCATGAAATGGAGTTTAAAGAGGCTGGAATTGATGCTGCATTCCTTCAGGACAACCAGTCCAAATCTAAAAGGGGAGTTTTAAGGGGACTTCACTTCCAACGCACCAAACCCCAGGGAAAACTCGTCAGGGTTATCAGGGGAGAGGTCTTCGATGCTGCAGTTGATCTGAGGAGGGATTCACCAACCTACGGCAAATGGGAAGGGGTTGTGCTCTCTGAAGACAACAAGAAACAGTTCTACATACCTGAAGGCTTTGCCCATGGCTTTCTAGTACTTTCAGATGAAGCAGAATTCACCTACAAATGCACAGATTTTTACGATGCTGATGATGAAGCTGGAATCCTCTGGAACGATCCTGAGATAGGTGTTGAGTGGCCCCTTGAGGGTGTGGATGAGCTTATTCTGTCTGAGAAGGATGAGAAGTGGAAAACATTGGCGGAGACTGTTGTTGAGTTTTGA